The DNA window AAGCAGCTGCTGCAGTTCGCCGGCCTGGAACATCTCGCGAATGATGTCGCAGCCGCCGACGAACTCGCCCTTGACGTAGAGCTGCGGGATGGTCGGCCAGTTGGAATAGGTCTTGATGCCGTTGCGCAGGTCGGCCGATTCCAGCACGTTCAGACCCTTATAGCCGACCCCGACGTGATCCAGGATCTGCACCACCTGACCGGAAAAACCACACTGCGGAAACTGCGGCGTGCCCTTCATGAACAGCACGACGTCGTTCGACTTCACTTCGTTGTCGATAAATTGCTCGATGCTCATATTTCGCGTCCTTCTGCGGCAAAGCCTTTCGGGCCGCCGTCAGCCCGTTAACCCCGACACCCATATATGTAGCCCAAACCGTTGTGCATCCAAAGTAAAATGGCGGGGAACTGGCATGCGCCGGCCTGAATCGGTCCGGATGTCGGAGGGGCGACCATAGCCGGCGGGCAGTATCATGATAGGCTCGGGAGGCTTTTATCCCTGACGGAAGCCCTTATCTAGGACAGGCCATTCCGGGGGAACCGGTACGGCAGAGCAACGTTCTCTCCCGAACCGGAGATCACCGTGACGAAACCAGCATCCGCTGCGGCCACGCTCGCCGCCCCTTGCCCGTCATTATTTTCCGATTCCGGCAGTCTGGCCCAGAATTTGGTGGAAGCCTTCCTGACGGTCCGAAATGAGACCGAAAGCCGCGCCGCCCCCCTGACATCAGAGGACCAGTTGATCCAGTCGATGCCGGACGCAAGCCCGGCGAAATGGCACCGCGCCCATACCACCTGGTTCTTCGAGCAATTCCTGCTCGGCGAACACTGCGAAGGCTACAAGCCCTTTCACCCGGATTACGCATATCTGTTCAATTCCTACTACGTCAGCGCCGGACCGCGGCACGCCCGCCACCAGCGCGGCCACCTGACCCGTCCTGGCGCCGATGAGGTTACCGCCTATCGCCGGCACGTCGACTCGGCGATCGTGAAATTCTTTCATGAGGCGGATGAGGACGAACTGGCGGCGATCGCGCCGCTGGTCGAAGTCGGTCTCAATCACGAACAGCAGCATCAGGAATTGATGCTGACCGACATCCTGCATGCCTTTGCGCAAAACCCGATTGCACCGGCCTACGATCCCAGGTGGAAATTTCCCGCTGCGACGCGAACCGGCGAGGCGTGGGTCACGCTCAACGAGGGCATCCACAGCATCGGACATGCCAGCGAAACTTTCCATTTCGACAACGAGAAGCCGGCGCACCGCGCGCTGGTGGGACCGGTCAGGCTGGCGCGCAACCTCGTCACCAACGCCGAATGGCTGGCGTTCATGGCCGACGGCGGCTACCGCAGCCCCACGCTCTGGCTCATGGACGGCTTCGCGGTGGTCGGCAACGAACAATGGCAGGCGCCCGGCCACTGGCGTGAGGTCGATGGCGAGTGGCAGGTCATGACGCTGGGCGGATTGAAGCCGGTTGATCCATCAGCCGCGGTTTGTCACGTCAGCTATTATGAGGCCGACGCCTTCGCGCGCTGGAGCGGCAAGCATTTGCCGACCGAAATGGAATGGGAAGTCGCCGCCCGCGCCGGCCATCTCAACGATGCGTTCGGGATCGTGTGGCAGTGGACCCGGAGCGCCTACGCCCCCTACCCCGGCTACCGCGCGATCGAGGGCGCGCTCGGCGAATACAACGGCAAGTTCATGGTCAACCAGTTGGTGCTGCGCGGCTCCTCGCTTGCAACTCCCGACGGGCATAGCCGTATCACCTATCGCAACTTCTTTTATCCACACCATCGCTGGCAATTCACGGG is part of the Bradyrhizobium erythrophlei genome and encodes:
- the egtB gene encoding ergothioneine biosynthesis protein EgtB, whose protein sequence is MTKPASAAATLAAPCPSLFSDSGSLAQNLVEAFLTVRNETESRAAPLTSEDQLIQSMPDASPAKWHRAHTTWFFEQFLLGEHCEGYKPFHPDYAYLFNSYYVSAGPRHARHQRGHLTRPGADEVTAYRRHVDSAIVKFFHEADEDELAAIAPLVEVGLNHEQQHQELMLTDILHAFAQNPIAPAYDPRWKFPAATRTGEAWVTLNEGIHSIGHASETFHFDNEKPAHRALVGPVRLARNLVTNAEWLAFMADGGYRSPTLWLMDGFAVVGNEQWQAPGHWREVDGEWQVMTLGGLKPVDPSAAVCHVSYYEADAFARWSGKHLPTEMEWEVAARAGHLNDAFGIVWQWTRSAYAPYPGYRAIEGALGEYNGKFMVNQLVLRGSSLATPDGHSRITYRNFFYPHHRWQFTGLRLADYAT
- the grxD gene encoding Grx4 family monothiol glutaredoxin — translated: MSIEQFIDNEVKSNDVVLFMKGTPQFPQCGFSGQVVQILDHVGVGYKGLNVLESADLRNGIKTYSNWPTIPQLYVKGEFVGGCDIIREMFQAGELQQLLADKGIAVTAAASA